The segment AGTATCTCGTGCCGCTTGCGGTTCTGCAGCAGCGTGATGTAGTTGACGTAGTCGAGCGCGGTATGGTTGAAGCACGTCTTCGACGCGGACAGCACGTTCTCCGCGTCGAGCACGTCGGCGGGCCGGTTCCGGCTGACCTGGGAATTTTTGTAGACGGCCGCGTCCAAATTTTCCGACACCTTGTTAAAGATCTGCCGGTACTCCTTCACCTCGCGGATGTCGCGCCGCAGAAAGCCGGTCAGATTCTTCAGCACGGTCCGGTTCGCCTGGTCGAGCAGCGTCGTGTGGTACCGGTTCATCTCCTGCAGCAGCTGGATCAGCTGGGCGAGCGCGTTGGTCGAGTTCTTGCTGTCCTGGAAGTGCTTCTGCAGATCCCAGAGCGAGGTCGCGAACGTGCTCTGGTGCCGGATGTACTCCTTGCCGCTGTCCACTGCCGCGCTGCACGCTTTGATGATTTTCTCCAGCTTCGATTCCAGGTGCTCGATCTCGGACTCCTCCTGCTCGAGCCGTAACCTAATGGGAAGGGGAAAACGAGTTGAGTCGAAGCAGTTTTTGGGGGGGTGACGGTTTGCGGAATTTGCCGATTGTCTGGAAGAGCCTCACCGAAACTTGGGCGAATCCTTGAGGCACTCGCCAAAATCAATCTTGCACTGTGCCATGGCGGGGGCAGCGTTGGGCGGGCCACTATGCGCACGCAGGTTTGATCGTTGTGGCGCGCGGCGCCAGTTTTGAATGACGAACGAGTTGACACGGTGCGGTTGCGGGCGGGGGGAGGGTTTCGCGTTGCAAACGTGTTGCAGTGTGGGgctgaaaatgaagaagaagaaaaaaaaaacagaacaaaaaatgaacaatGTGAAAGTGAAGTTTCgcttgcagaaaaaaaaaacacaaaatcatCGATCCCTTCCCCCTCCCGGTAACCGGAAATAATCCACTCGCCACGTTTTGGAATTGTAACAAGGGGAGAAAGGTGGCGGGGGTGGGGGGTGGGATGTAAGATACACCACTACAAAAAGCTTTCCAACTTTCGTTTTCACCTTTTTCACTGTAgacaaggggggggggagtggtcTAAGCGCTCTGTCACTTCGATCGACGGACCGTTCCGATCGGTTGGCGgtcgagcgcgcgcgtgtgtgcgtggtacGAATGGTGGGGGAAAACGTGTACGATAGAAAGAGACAGCAGACAGTGAAGAATACGGAAGAGCGAAAAGTGCACATACTGTGTTACTCACCATCCAGCAAGGCGTCCGCAGGCCACCGATAAGCGATATCAGttcggagggggggggggggggttggggaGGTTCTTTGCGAGCCGGAAGTCGTGGCGTTCCGCGACCGACTGGAGTTGTCTCGAGAAGTGCACCCTGTGCTTACTActgctgtgtgtgagtgttttggaTCGCTTACGAAAACATGCTGTCATCAAGCGACTAATGCACTTCTCGTGCTAATGACTAACGCCTGGGGACCACTGCCAGCGAGACACAGCTCCCAACGCGCCCAAGAGCCGTTTGTTGACTTTGTTGCCGACGCTTCCGATGCGGGGAAGACGTTCAGCTCAAGGAATGCAACCAAACTAACACACAGTGGGACCGCAGCAGGGCACACCCTCCGTCCGAAACCGTCTGACTAacgcagcaacacacacacacacatacgggtgtgtgtgtgtatatcaAAGTCATCCGTCACCTCCAGCCAAGATCGATCCGATCGTGTCTCGTCGTCGCCACCAAAGCGGAACCGAGCCCGGGGCGGAATCGATCGCTCCGGGAAATTCGGGCAGAGCGTCCTAACTTACATGCAAACGCACAGAGGGAAAAcgaatcacacacactcacacacgcacaaaaaaaaacacaaacaaaacacaaacaaaacactggcacgcacgcacgcacggcgTACTTCACGGGGAATGGGGTTGGTATTGTGTTTTGCATGGAACGGTTTGCACTGGCTGCCTAGGTGTCGAGGTGGGGGAAAAGGGAgacgacacacacagacacacacacatttgggGGAATTGCGTTTTGCTACAACTGACAGCAAGGCTTCGCAAGCAAGAGCACGAGCACGATACGGTTTgggcgagagcgagacacACGCAGGGCAGCTGACAGTCCCATTCGGTGTGTATGCGTTTATCGTACGTTTGTGCCACACTTGCACAATGGTGCCGAAAGGTGACGTTTCGCTACAAACTTCCAGAACGTGTAGTGGAGCGCAAGCGGCAGGGTTCGCCGCCTTCACCTTTgatacatgtttttttatatatagttCGGGCATGTCATCTCCACCAATTCTTTTGaatcaatttttttcttgcattttTGTACTATTTTCTTGGACTGGATATGGACTTTATTTTAATCGAGGAGAACATGTATGACTTCATTTAAAATGTTGAACAGTGGAATCGATACAAAATagcataaaaatacaaatcatCACATTTTGTCCCACTTGTTTGGAaaacttcttctatttggcgcatcgtcgtcctacgcggacatgacggcctatacaggctgtCGAGGCTCTATTCACTACGATGCAGCCGGAGTCCTTTCTATGGAAGGATAGTCCATTTTAGgattgaacccacgacgggcatgttattgagtcgttctcCAAAGTCATTCCcgtttgtaaaacaaaaagccaCGTTTTAATGAGAAACAAAATGTTGCTGGGTATAGTTGGTCAAAAGCCGGAGATGACTCCGATCCGGCATCGAAAATGTCAGAAACGGCTCCGAAAGGATGCGACGACCAGCATTATTTGGAACCATTGGGAATCGTCCTGaaccgtccggaatcgtctggagtagTGTTGAGTAAATGATAAGTAGATTCTTAAATATTTGAtgattcgattcgatttaGCGAATCAATCATCACTGAAGATCCATATTCCATCTCTacaaaagattcatgaaacccaacactagtctGGAGTCATCAGGAGTTGGAGTTTTCCAGAATTATAGTCATCCTAAGTTGGAGTcttccagagtcggagtcatccagagtcctTAATCGGCTAGAATTGGAGTCGGTTGGAGTCGGTCAGTCGGTCGGATACGGTCGATCCATGGATACTGTCGCAACTAAATGCAATGACTAGAACCATTGGTCTGTTTGGGAAGTCGACGAGCAAAGAGAAAGACGAATACAAtccattaaaaatgaaaagctGTCTCCAGTCCCGACTCTGGACTCGGGACGGCTCTAAATTTggacaactccgactccggtccACTCCGACATCAGCAGACTTCGGAaaacttcgaacgactccgattTCGTCCGCCTTCCGCCGACTCCAGACGCCTCCGATTCCGAaagactccaactccggatgactccaaatCCAGAAAACTCCGATTCCGGGCAAAACTAGTAACTCTTGTTTTGCCGTAGTCGAAATCTGACTAACAACAATCGGATTCGGATAAGAATAGTAGGTAATAAACAAAAGGACACTAAAAAGCAATTACAGCCCTATAGCAAACCAGGAAAATCGTGTTATTTTCGATAAAACTTTATCTCTGCTATGTTGAGGATTCATGTTTATTGATAAAATTCCtgaatttttgtttgtgataTTATTAAATATCATTGAATTTTACAAAATCGGAATAACAACAAAAGGGCGCCAGATTTTTCGGAATCGTTTTCTTGCTAAAATTTATACCAGTTGCTCTAGATCGCTCCCATAAAAACACAGAAATCTTCCTGCCGATAACATTAACCTGAGTACGTTGTTCCTTCCAAATGCGTTTTGTCAGTGCTGTGCAGTTGGGCACACTACCATGGTAGCGGTTTGCCATCGTACTGCAGGAAACCGCCGTTGTTCGACTCGTTCAGAGCGAGCAGCGTGCCCACCATCGCGGCACAGCTCTGCTCCACCGTCAGCGGTGCCTTGGCGCCGCCCATGTCCGTCTGCACCCAGCCGGGATGCAGTGCGACCGCCATGATCTTGTGGCCCTTCAGATCGAGGCTCATCGATTTGGTGGCCGCGTTCAGGGCCGACTTCGAGGTACGGTAGCCGTACAGACCTCCCTCCCGGTTTGCCTCGATCGAGCCGAGTATCGAGCTCATGTTGACGATGCAGGCGCGCTGCGGACCGACCGGTGCCGCCGGGTTCGCGTCAGACGCTTTcttcagcagcggcacgaacgCTTTCGTCATCATGATCGGCGCGACCGTGTTCACGACGAACGTGTCCACCAGATCGTCTTGCTTGGTGAAGTTCAGCCGGGTCGACTTCGGTGAGATGCCGGCATTGTTGAACAGGACGTTCAGACCGGCGCCCTGCAGCACCGCATCGACGTCCTTTGCGAACTGGTCGTAGAGGTCGAAATTTTTCACATCTGCAGTAAAAAAAcagcgaaaggaaaagaaatcatTGAGACCTCCGTTGTGAGTGTTGAAACTATTGAACTTCTGCCCGCTTACCGAACTGGAGGGGAACGATGTTGGTATGTTGTTTGGCAAGCGCAAGCAGATCCtgtattcaaataaaatttatattaaaaaatgataCAGATACAGTAAAACCTCGATTATCCAGGGGTGGATTAACAGGCGGGTGGCTTAACCATGCGCACACATGTGATAGCTGTTCAAGCGTACGGCGAaaatttgcagcgatagttaAGTGGGCAATCAGTTTCTTGTGCAGGTCTGTAGTATCTAGaagtattttcgaaattcatgtTTGTTCTTAAActgttgttaaacctatagttattgattaaaataatattctactaacgattgaTTCAAAGGGATTGATTCATTCATTAATcgtaaaactagtgaatttgaaaattttataatttttatatgaatttgacttTTCTTGAACCATtgtccgtgcaaatcgatgaaccggcaaccgtccggtcccgagctgtccggctaatcgacgttctactgttcATGTTACACAAAAAGGCTTCTTTACATATATAAGGGAAAGTCATACAGCGTTTCCTCCTATGGGTTATTGGTTTAGTCCAGTGATTTTTTGAGTtcgtctcacgatttattcatcatTTCTCATATATTTTTGGATCGTTCCCATAACGTATTGTGATCGTTCGATTGGAtttcaatacaattgaaccaaaCAATTCTGGGTTACGCTCAATAAATCATGGGAAGCAACCAAAACATTTcgggaaacaacaaaaacaaggctTTTTTTACCGTAAACCCTGTAACCTAGTTTACAATATAagaataacaaataaaatctCAGAATTTGGATGCATCGATTAAATTCTTCATATTCAGCCGAagtaaaatcaaatcaaatgccAGTAAAATCGTTTGAAACCCAATGgtcgaaaaaaaatccatttccaTAACGATCAATTCAAATTATGCGAAGCTTTACAACAGTCGCGTGGCAAAACGAATTATGACGAATTacaaattgcacacacacacacacactgttgcgTAATGTAAACGCTGCCCCGTCACTTGCCAACTCGCGCACAGCAAATacagccacacacaaacacactcgcgcacacactgTGACGGATTATTCGTGCCGGTGCGATTATTCGGCCCGATTTGCTAGAAAACCCTTCAAACCGTACCCACGAGAaagaatgagagagaaagagagagagggagaaacaGCAGAGTCTGACAAAAGCGAGCAAGTGAGCAAGCGTTAGCTAAAGccggcaaacacacacgcgaacCCACACAGAGAGGAAACCCGCACCACATCGATTCTGCAAGCGGAATTCTGCCCACAAGCCGTTTCATCCTTCAACCGACGACAGGCGACATTCCCGTGCaccgttgctgtgtgtgtgttttttttgtgttgtatcgTTCACCGTGCCTTTTCATCCACCGGCATTCAGTGTAGGAAGCGTCAACCTGTTATATCCAGCAAGCAGTGCAGTGCGACACCAGCGCATTCGGCAGTATTATCTACAATACACACAACACGTTCGACAGCGTTCCGCAGCGATGGCGCCATTGAATCGTAAGTGTTAGCAAAAAGTGTGTGAAAGCTCTGCGTCCAGGCGCTTGTAGATCATTCCAGAGACACGCCGTTGCGGCTGTGTGCGCGTagctgtgtatgtgcgcgagggtatggggagggggggggggggggaatacaATATGGTGGACAAAATTGCACGCGCTCACCTGCGATTTGGCCGGATCACGGTACGTCGCGATGATGTGGGTCGGTGCCGGGGCCGGCAGCCCGATGAGCGCCTTGACCAGGCCCAGCCCGAGCCCACGGTTGCAGCCGGTAATGAGGATGCTGTTCATCGTTCGTTCGATGCCGGATGATGGCCCTCCtcctattcttcttcttcacacAGAgcgacacgcacacagccgTGCAGGGATAATTGACCACAGGAGGTGGGAAGCCAAAACGCTCCAAACAGCAGGAACAAAAagccaacgaaaaaaaaaaacacctcacaCAATGACGTAACGTTGGGCAACTGTTTCGGAGCTCTTTCGGTCGGCCGCGCTGGTGGTGTAGGCTTTGTTGTGCGGGAAGACACCCGGGTTAGAAATTTCCTTCtcgaaaagtgtgtgtgtgtgtgcctatgTTTGTATGGGGTGGGGGATGCGGGTGGTACAATTTGTAAGGTTAAAGCAAACCCAGGGCAACCACACACTccgactgactgactgacacACGGACCGAGACGCGAATGAGCAGCGAATGCGTGTGCGAGAGCGGAAGCGAAAGGAGTTGTGCTTGTCTTTTTCTTCCGCTCCACTTCATGCTGTTCCAACCCAGCCAGCTCGTCCTGTCAAAATCCGGCATTTTTCGACCCCCTTttgctccccctcccccccgcaTCACCCCATAGGGTCACCATAATCACACGCCTCGATCATTCTCCCGTACCCCTCCACGGGGGGACAGGCTTTCTGTGCCTGGTAactttatgtgtgtttttctttctttctacaGAGTGATAATTAAAATCGAAATCAACAAAGCACCCCAATGGGGAAAGAAGGGGAGGGGAGTGTTCAAGCGAAACGGGGCTCCCGAGGAAAAGGctgaaaaacaataatttatgaTTGGcggtgtaaaacaaaaaaactttaattatTGTGCGCACACGTTGCTGTGCAACGTGGTTGGATTAGTTTTGCCTAGTTCCCTGCATTTTTGGGGGGCAAACTTTGTTGCTTTCGCCCTTCGAATTAGCAACACGAGATCGAAACCGTGGGTCCCCAGCAGCCAGTGCTGCACAATGCCATGAGCATCGCGACAAATTCACcgacgaaaacaatgaacatatctgTGGTAGCTGGATGCGTCATGACTTGAGTCAACCGCGAAACTCTGGCTCGCAAGCTGAGCATAATGCCGtcacaagcataatcatgactttttccggctgtgaacagtgccaGCACCTgtcactgtttcagtcaccaacactcatgactgaaacgaagctcaaatcagctcacgtacacaactgagatgatcagtgatGAGACCAGTTGGTGGACCAATCAcgtgcttggtgacattttgtttagtacccaactcttgatcactcacttggtcacgacatttacTGAcagtgataatcacgacattcttggaatatgcTTGGGCGTGTGATCCTAAGCAGCAAAAtcagcatgctttctcgctcagTCTGCTTTGATTGTCTGTCGGTCAAACAGAGCGGAAaaccatgctcattttgtttgttggaaCCTCTCGCGAGCATCGCAGATCTCTCTTGACAATCGTGACAATCACCGACACGAAATATCGCGACCAAGTAACTAAACCAAAAAttggttgcacaaaatgtcaccaagcatgtgatggtcgcaacaactgtttgagtttcatctctgatcatcacagtagatcTCGTGACTGACATGATTTATTTTCAGCCAGAATTTCGCATGACTCGCATGTCGGTGACATTTTACAGAattgatcacagtaaaaaaaaaagtcatgacatagtgactgaccaagcgatgatcgcaaaaatgtcacgtaGCAtgcattggtcacaccaatcgttttgagtatcacctctgattatcacaattgagtacgtagattctgacgtggattttgtttcagccagaTTTTTGTTAtcacagtgacattttgcagcactgccaACAGCAAGAAGCGGATTTTTGTTTAACCTTGAGCTTGCTGAGAGGCACCGGTCGATCGACGGCGATGACTCTTTAACAATTGCAAAGAACGTCCATCCACTCGGTAGCTTGGTCTAAGTGGTCAAGTCAACCTATTGACAAATGACCGATACTGATTTCGATTTTATCGATGGCCGCTTGCGTGCCTTGTGCCACACAAAACTCGACCGTACTATCTTGAAGGGTTTCGCAACAAcccagcaacacacacacattaaagaTTGCTCACGCTGAGATAACCCAATATATCTCGTTGTGCACAATGTGTCTCTTTGCCGATAAGCACAGTGTCCTTGCTAGTGCCATCCGGTGCTGCTTCAAGGTTTTTGGATGGCTTCCGAAAAGGGGACTCTCACAGCACGTAAAGGGAGGGGCGGTTGTTCCGATTATCGTGAATCATGCACCGACCGTTTCGATCGGAGGTCCACCCACACTGCTCCCGAACGAACTGCCCGTTGTTTGTGACGCGCCCGGTCACTaggcaaccaccaccacccaaggGATGGGGGAAACATGGCGCGTGAAACTAGCCTTTGGAGTGCGGGCTGGAAATCATACCACCTCCCTCGAAGGTCaatgcgaatgtgtgtgtaaagaTAGGCGTTTGTGCAAGTCATTCCGCGCATAACTTAGAGTTGCCAGATACGATTGTGCCCATCGGGGTTTTCTCTTCCGACTAGTGCGGTTTGTGGCCCATCGAGAACCGTCTCGATGGAGCGATCCGTCATCCGTTGGTGGCAACAGGAGTCACCACCAACTAAAGATAGCAGTCAAGAAGGGTGCGGGGGAGGGAGTGAAGGTTGATGCACGCTTCATCTACTTCACAGTATGACGAAATGATGGAATTGCTTGCTGTGTTGTTTGCCGTAAGTCTCTCTCCGACGGCTCCCTGTTTTTCCCTTGCGCACGAGGCGCGGGTAATGTACATTTCCCAGCCAGCCGCCAACAACGGTAAGGCAAACAATTaggggatgtgtgtgtgtcgtacagcagagggagagagggagcgtAAATGGATATTCCAATTATCATTTGCGCTAGTGTACTTCACGAGCGGGAAGTGATACATGATGCTACATCGCTTTCCGGAAATGAACGGTTGCTGTTAGTAGAAAGAGGTTACTCATTAACATTTATTGTGCAACATTGTTGTAATTGTTTGTTAGATGTTATCTAAATATGATCCTTTGATTGTGCTATTCATTGAGCACACAACAGCACATGATTATAATACATGTAAGACAATAAAAACCACGTGTTTGTGTTGAGAATTCGATAGTCCTTTATTAATCTAAAGTCGAGTTTTTTACTCTCAAAGATTCTCCAACGTTTTGGACCGTAATTGGCTTATAATCAGCCCTTTCACAAAGTTAATTTCGTAATTGGGGGAAAGTCATCTTTCATCTTTGGAACAAACATTGATGGAATCGTTTGCCCCAAATCATGGCAGATTTCAACAGAAACATTGAACTAGTGGTGGGTAACTCTGAGTCACAGATTAGTGTATTTAGTGAAATATTCCTGATGAATCAATGCATCTGAATCTCAAACTAAGATGGCGttctggcaccaatcgaacaagaCACCAGACTCGAACAAACGTATAGAGTTATATTTGGAGGTGTACCGTCAGACATCTCGAATAAACACGACTCAAACCTGTCAAAtgccatacatttttcaagtTCGATGTCATGTTCGATTGGTGACAGAGCGCTGGGTAGAAGGTTCATAAATCTGAAGATATTCGATGA is part of the Anopheles gambiae chromosome X, idAnoGambNW_F1_1, whole genome shotgun sequence genome and harbors:
- the LOC1271659 gene encoding C-signal yields the protein MNSILITGCNRGLGLGLVKALIGLPAPAPTHIIATYRDPAKSQDLLALAKQHTNIVPLQFDVKNFDLYDQFAKDVDAVLQGAGLNVLFNNAGISPKSTRLNFTKQDDLVDTFVVNTVAPIMMTKAFVPLLKKASDANPAAPVGPQRACIVNMSSILGSIEANREGGLYGYRTSKSALNAATKSMSLDLKGHKIMAVALHPGWVQTDMGGAKAPLTVEQSCAAMVGTLLALNESNNGGFLQYDGKPLPW